The Desulfovibrio litoralis DSM 11393 genome includes a window with the following:
- a CDS encoding glycosyltransferase — protein sequence MKILCVDCLFAKLLKQRGHEVLELNNVHGILSLPHFLKSKNFFPDLIIQQENIKIRLILSGLEEVDCLKLFWSIDTHINLHWQIYYFKLFDAVLTPHYSWLKKLEKINLPLFFRLPLPAPFLSYKAYENRTEELSFVGRFTKFRPLRQRLKDAYALLGYQNFIEEISYRDMLKLYSNTKLVPNESLGYELNLRIFESAGAGAVVLAQNIGEDQDAVFEPQKECVIWHDIIELFDLTKYYLKNESLAKKISEAGYARVQKEHLIEQRLNTLLYFMKNITQNTRNKVEDRKNLWLSLVQLVRNNMLDFSYLDLLGAADGLADDCLMVAFKIILLTENQQYDDARRLIHSFSTNKELCVNVFSSDYLLLLSSCSASAMFQDDFNLAKYFLLMYYNELVKSNEAQALILFNQVNCQPISEFELCLSWARLFENKEILSWIGFKFYPYRKNSEEKNNFEYRAYMPQCSLSWLLTAKTYKQDQNLKKYLEALVEKTNGLSSIYQDELSDFIVKSANSSLQWRFLTELGVKKLEQCQFGEGLSDIKTAFQLATEKNIQANFHELLSRLTSQERKENILNCMKFYTT from the coding sequence ATGAAAATACTTTGTGTCGATTGTTTGTTTGCAAAGCTTTTAAAACAGCGTGGGCACGAAGTCTTAGAGCTTAATAACGTACACGGAATATTGTCGCTACCTCATTTTTTGAAAAGTAAAAACTTTTTTCCCGACCTTATAATTCAGCAAGAAAATATTAAGATTCGTCTTATCCTTTCAGGATTGGAAGAAGTTGATTGTCTAAAATTATTTTGGTCTATTGATACTCATATTAATTTGCACTGGCAAATATATTATTTCAAGCTTTTTGATGCTGTTTTAACGCCACATTATTCATGGCTTAAAAAGCTTGAAAAAATAAATTTGCCTCTTTTTTTTCGCCTACCTTTGCCTGCTCCTTTTTTATCATATAAAGCATATGAAAATAGAACGGAAGAGCTTAGTTTTGTTGGTCGTTTTACAAAATTTCGCCCTTTGCGTCAAAGATTGAAAGATGCTTATGCCTTATTAGGATATCAGAACTTTATTGAAGAGATAAGTTATCGTGATATGCTTAAATTGTATTCTAATACTAAGCTCGTACCCAATGAAAGTTTGGGATATGAACTAAATTTGCGTATTTTTGAATCAGCCGGAGCAGGAGCCGTTGTCTTGGCTCAAAATATAGGCGAAGATCAAGATGCAGTCTTTGAACCTCAAAAAGAGTGTGTAATTTGGCATGATATTATTGAACTTTTTGATTTAACTAAGTATTATTTAAAAAATGAGTCGCTTGCCAAAAAAATCTCAGAAGCGGGGTATGCGAGGGTACAAAAAGAACATCTCATAGAACAGCGTCTCAATACTCTGTTGTATTTTATGAAAAATATTACACAGAACACTCGAAACAAAGTTGAAGACAGAAAAAATTTGTGGTTGAGTTTAGTTCAACTTGTACGCAATAACATGTTAGATTTTTCTTATTTGGACTTGCTTGGGGCCGCTGATGGACTTGCTGATGATTGCCTGATGGTTGCCTTTAAAATTATATTATTGACAGAAAATCAACAATATGACGATGCTCGTCGTTTAATACACTCTTTTTCAACTAACAAAGAATTGTGTGTTAATGTTTTCAGTTCAGACTATTTATTGTTGCTAAGTTCCTGTTCTGCCAGTGCGATGTTTCAAGATGATTTTAACTTAGCTAAATATTTTTTGTTAATGTATTACAATGAGCTTGTTAAAAGCAACGAAGCTCAGGCGTTAATCTTATTTAATCAAGTAAATTGTCAGCCAATTTCAGAGTTTGAACTCTGTTTAAGTTGGGCTCGTTTGTTTGAGAATAAAGAAATATTATCATGGATCGGTTTTAAGTTTTACCCTTATAGAAAAAATTCAGAAGAAAAAAACAATTTTGAATATAGGGCATATATGCCACAATGCTCGTTATCATGGTTATTAACCGCAAAAACTTATAAGCAAGATCAAAACTTAAAAAAATATTTAGAAGCTTTAGTAGAAAAAACAAATGGGCTATCTTCTATTTATCAAGATGAATTGTCAGATTTTATTGTAAAATCGGCAAATAGCTCTTTACAATGGCGTTTTTTGACGGAATTAGGCGTTAAAAAGCTTGAACAGTGTCAGTTTGGCGAAGGGCTAAGCGATATTAAAACAGCTTTTCAGTTGGCAACAGAAAAAAATATTCAAGCAAATTTTCACGAACTTTTATCTCGTTTAACTTCACAAGAAAGAAAAGAAAATATTTTAAACTGTATGAAATTTTATACAACTTAA
- a CDS encoding nitroreductase family protein, whose amino-acid sequence MMINFKVDQETCISCGLCVEDCPQNCIEMKKIPVLAQPQACIACQHCLAICPVGAISIFGLDPKNSTELIGSLPDLKSMTALVQGRRSYRHYEGRNVEPSLIYDLINTVVYAPTGCNAQQVLFTVIKEKEKLADFREWLIAELAKVYQLPEYQKLPGARFMHAVVDSWRNNKEDILFRSAPHVMITSAPPTAPCAREDGVLALSYFELLSQSAGLGTVWDGIVYLTMQYFVPHAKEYLGIPNDHVLGYAMAFGYPTVKYPRAVQRKPIKINYV is encoded by the coding sequence ATGATGATTAATTTTAAGGTTGATCAAGAAACTTGTATCTCTTGTGGTTTGTGCGTTGAAGATTGTCCTCAGAACTGTATTGAGATGAAAAAAATTCCTGTTTTGGCACAACCTCAAGCCTGTATTGCCTGTCAACATTGTTTGGCTATTTGTCCGGTGGGGGCGATTTCTATTTTTGGTCTTGATCCTAAAAATAGTACCGAACTTATCGGAAGCTTACCTGACCTTAAGTCCATGACTGCTTTGGTTCAGGGGCGTCGTTCATATAGACACTATGAAGGGCGTAATGTTGAACCAAGTTTGATTTATGATTTGATTAATACTGTTGTTTATGCTCCAACCGGTTGTAACGCACAGCAGGTGCTTTTTACCGTCATTAAAGAAAAAGAAAAATTGGCGGATTTTAGAGAGTGGCTGATTGCTGAGTTGGCAAAGGTTTATCAGTTGCCTGAATATCAAAAACTTCCGGGAGCGAGGTTTATGCACGCTGTTGTTGACTCTTGGCGTAACAATAAAGAAGATATTTTGTTTAGATCTGCTCCGCATGTTATGATTACGTCCGCTCCTCCAACTGCCCCTTGTGCGAGAGAAGACGGTGTTTTAGCTTTAAGTTACTTTGAGCTATTGTCTCAAAGTGCCGGATTAGGAACAGTTTGGGACGGTATTGTATATTTGACAATGCAGTATTTTGTGCCTCATGCTAAGGAATATTTGGGTATACCAAACGATCATGTACTTGGTTATGCTATGGCTTTTGGTTATCCTACTGTTAAGTATCCGAGAGCTGTTCAGCGTAAACCTATAAAAATTAATTATGTGTAA
- a CDS encoding YchJ family protein: MLCPCGSEKELEQCCGPIIEGTINAETAEALMRSRYTAHVLKKYAYLDNSVHPDSRDGESAAEVDQYADHINWVGLEIVSVKDGGKDDTTGEVSFVARYKIKDFDQEIKEEAEFKRDSDGKWYYYSGKVHGHVPYKREGEKIGRNDPCSCGSGKKYKKCCATK; the protein is encoded by the coding sequence ATGTTATGTCCTTGTGGTAGTGAAAAAGAATTGGAACAATGTTGCGGACCTATTATTGAAGGTACAATTAACGCAGAAACCGCCGAAGCCTTGATGCGTTCTCGTTATACCGCTCATGTGTTAAAAAAATATGCTTATCTTGATAATTCTGTTCACCCGGATAGTAGAGATGGAGAAAGTGCCGCCGAAGTTGATCAATATGCCGATCATATTAACTGGGTTGGTCTTGAAATTGTTTCAGTTAAAGACGGCGGAAAAGACGATACAACAGGCGAAGTATCTTTTGTCGCTCGCTATAAAATTAAAGATTTTGATCAAGAAATTAAAGAAGAAGCCGAATTTAAACGTGATAGCGACGGAAAGTGGTATTATTACAGCGGGAAAGTGCATGGGCACGTTCCTTATAAAAGAGAAGGCGAAAAGATAGGGCGTAACGACCCTTGTTCTTGTGGTAGTGGTAAAAAATATAAAAAATGTTGTGCCACAAAATAG
- the pnp gene encoding polyribonucleotide nucleotidyltransferase, translating to MSNVFDCQRVNVMVGGKEIILETGRIANQANGSIWIQCGGTVVMVTACSQAMERDMGFFPLTVEYAERMYAAGRIPGSFFRREIGRPSERETLVSRLIDRPIRPLFPKGLKQEVQVLATVISADQENESDVLSIAGASVALGLSSIPFAGPVAGARIGRVNGTYVLNPTVQELEKSDMNIVFAASKDAVVMVEGEAKFISEDTFLEALNWGHKEIQPLLLAQEELVAKAGKVKAATPEIIENVALAEKVSNIIKTDLSAALQVPAKLERKEVRKAVKEKLVAALNEDPEILDKPELMAEALEELGNLEKKIVRERILKEGKRIDGRDTKTVRPILIEPSALPRAHGSVIFSRGETKSLVVTTLGSATDEQRMDSLNGDYVKRFMLHYNFPPFSVGEVKPVRVSRREIGHGALAEKALRQILPSEESFPFTLRIVSETLESNGSSSMAAVCGGTLSLMDAGVPISAPVAGIAMGLIKEGSEYIILTDILGDEDALGDMDFKIAGTRDGITAVQMDIKISGIPTEVMGKALNQAKDARLHILGEMLKALPASRGELSQYAPQHCEVSVSPDVIRLIIGPGGKNIKEITAKTGASVDIDDSGKVAIFAPTQDALNIAKAMVLAFDQKAELGKDYGAKVKKVLEIGVVVELMPNLEALVHVSQLDTSRVENVADFAKVGDEMTVKVVEISGDRVRASRKAVLLEAEGQVWKPEDTARPQRERSGGYRDGGDRGRRDGGGRGDSRGGYQKR from the coding sequence ATGTCGAATGTATTTGATTGTCAAAGAGTCAACGTGATGGTTGGCGGAAAAGAAATTATTTTGGAAACAGGACGTATCGCCAACCAGGCAAACGGGTCTATCTGGATTCAGTGTGGTGGAACGGTTGTTATGGTTACTGCTTGTAGCCAAGCTATGGAACGTGATATGGGTTTTTTCCCGCTGACTGTTGAATATGCTGAAAGAATGTATGCTGCCGGGCGTATTCCCGGTTCTTTTTTCCGTCGTGAAATCGGTCGCCCTTCAGAAAGAGAAACTTTGGTTTCTCGTTTGATTGACCGCCCGATACGCCCTTTATTTCCTAAAGGCTTAAAGCAAGAAGTTCAAGTATTGGCAACGGTTATCTCAGCCGACCAAGAAAACGAAAGCGATGTTTTATCTATCGCCGGAGCTTCGGTGGCTCTTGGTCTTTCTTCGATTCCGTTTGCAGGACCTGTGGCTGGTGCCAGAATAGGGCGTGTTAACGGGACTTATGTTTTAAACCCTACCGTTCAAGAGCTTGAAAAAAGCGATATGAATATTGTTTTTGCCGCTTCAAAAGATGCTGTTGTTATGGTCGAAGGCGAAGCAAAATTTATTAGCGAAGATACTTTCTTAGAGGCTTTAAATTGGGGTCATAAAGAAATACAACCTCTTTTACTTGCTCAAGAAGAATTAGTAGCAAAAGCCGGAAAGGTTAAAGCCGCTACTCCTGAAATAATAGAAAATGTTGCGTTGGCAGAAAAAGTTTCTAATATTATTAAAACTGATTTAAGTGCCGCTTTACAAGTTCCTGCTAAGCTTGAACGTAAAGAAGTCCGCAAAGCGGTTAAAGAAAAATTGGTTGCCGCTTTAAACGAAGACCCTGAAATTTTGGATAAGCCTGAATTAATGGCAGAAGCCTTGGAAGAACTCGGTAACCTTGAAAAGAAAATAGTGCGTGAGCGTATTTTAAAAGAAGGTAAACGTATTGATGGGCGTGATACTAAAACCGTGCGTCCTATTTTAATTGAACCTTCGGCTTTGCCAAGGGCTCATGGTTCTGTTATTTTCTCTCGTGGTGAAACTAAATCTTTGGTAGTAACAACATTAGGTAGTGCTACTGATGAACAAAGAATGGATTCTTTAAACGGTGATTATGTTAAGCGTTTTATGCTCCACTATAACTTCCCTCCATTCAGCGTTGGCGAAGTTAAACCTGTGCGTGTTTCTCGCCGTGAAATCGGACACGGAGCCTTGGCAGAAAAAGCGTTACGCCAGATTCTTCCGTCTGAAGAAAGTTTTCCTTTTACCTTGCGTATTGTTTCAGAAACTTTGGAATCAAACGGTTCTTCCAGTATGGCGGCCGTTTGTGGCGGAACCTTGTCTTTAATGGACGCAGGCGTTCCTATTTCCGCACCTGTGGCTGGTATTGCCATGGGTTTAATCAAAGAAGGTTCGGAATACATTATTTTAACTGATATTTTGGGTGATGAAGATGCCCTTGGCGATATGGATTTTAAAATAGCCGGAACAAGAGACGGTATCACCGCTGTTCAAATGGATATTAAAATAAGCGGTATTCCTACTGAAGTTATGGGTAAAGCCCTTAACCAAGCTAAAGACGCACGTCTTCATATTTTAGGCGAAATGCTTAAAGCTTTACCTGCTTCAAGAGGCGAATTGTCTCAATATGCTCCGCAACATTGCGAAGTTTCCGTTAGCCCTGATGTTATTCGTTTAATTATCGGGCCGGGCGGAAAAAATATTAAAGAAATTACCGCTAAAACCGGTGCTTCCGTTGATATTGACGATAGCGGAAAGGTTGCGATTTTTGCTCCGACACAAGACGCTTTGAACATTGCCAAAGCTATGGTTTTAGCCTTTGACCAAAAAGCAGAACTCGGAAAAGATTATGGTGCGAAAGTTAAAAAAGTTTTAGAAATAGGCGTTGTTGTTGAACTTATGCCTAACCTTGAAGCTTTGGTGCATGTATCACAACTTGATACCTCCAGAGTTGAAAACGTAGCTGATTTTGCCAAAGTCGGCGATGAAATGACTGTTAAAGTTGTTGAAATCTCAGGCGATCGAGTGCGTGCTTCTCGTAAGGCTGTTTTACTCGAAGCCGAAGGTCAAGTTTGGAAGCCAGAAGATACCGCTCGCCCACAAAGAGAACGTAGCGGTGGCTATCGTGATGGTGGAGACCGAGGACGTAGAGACGGCGGTGGTCGTGGTGATTCTCGTGGCGGTTATCAAAAACGTTAG
- the rpsO gene encoding 30S ribosomal protein S15 — MDPQQKKSVIDAYAQHEGDTGSPEVQIALLSARIEYLTGHFKFHKKDFHSRTGLLKLVGRRRMLLNYLKKTEVQRYRNIVEKLGLRK, encoded by the coding sequence ATGGATCCTCAACAAAAAAAGTCCGTTATTGATGCTTATGCTCAACACGAAGGCGATACCGGTTCACCGGAAGTTCAAATTGCTCTTTTGTCTGCTCGTATTGAGTATTTAACTGGCCACTTTAAATTTCACAAAAAAGACTTCCACTCTCGTACCGGCTTGCTTAAGCTTGTTGGACGCAGACGTATGTTGTTAAATTATCTGAAGAAAACAGAAGTTCAACGCTACCGCAACATTGTTGAAAAACTTGGCTTGCGTAAGTAG
- the truB gene encoding tRNA pseudouridine(55) synthase TruB: MNKNDLGVLEIPPQQDGVLVLNKPSGPSSAACISRIKRLGQKKIGHAGTLDPLAQGVLLVLLGQATKLSAHLMADGEKVYSGIIRLGVSTDTWDILGKTLAQSSYNHVKETDIADVVQSWIGKSTQEVPAFSAAKHEGKPLYKLAREGKETPVKIKNIEISQAELLWVKFPQVGFRVTCSSGTYIRSLAHSLGTRLGTHATLEALTREYSHPFSLKEAYEVSNFTDNPSLLPECVLPVHKALPKWLKLIVSKTDEEKIRHGHSISYQAVEKQIENATNGFELVDFAEKPFQEGIKALLMNENEQTLALAVSTTEHGKEVFSVLRGLCPNS; this comes from the coding sequence ATGAATAAAAATGACCTTGGTGTTTTAGAAATACCGCCTCAACAAGACGGTGTTTTGGTGTTAAATAAACCTAGCGGACCAAGTTCTGCTGCCTGTATTTCAAGAATTAAAAGACTTGGACAAAAAAAAATAGGACACGCAGGAACCCTTGACCCTTTGGCTCAGGGCGTTTTATTGGTTTTATTAGGACAGGCGACCAAACTCTCGGCTCATCTTATGGCTGATGGAGAAAAAGTATATTCCGGAATTATTCGATTGGGAGTAAGTACGGATACTTGGGATATTCTCGGAAAAACGCTTGCACAAAGTAGCTATAATCATGTAAAAGAAACAGATATTGCTGATGTTGTTCAAAGTTGGATTGGTAAAAGCACTCAAGAAGTACCCGCCTTTTCAGCCGCCAAACACGAAGGTAAGCCCCTTTACAAGCTTGCTCGTGAAGGAAAAGAAACACCGGTAAAAATAAAAAATATAGAAATTTCACAAGCGGAACTTCTTTGGGTGAAGTTTCCGCAAGTGGGCTTTCGAGTAACTTGTAGCTCTGGAACCTATATACGCTCCCTCGCCCACAGCTTGGGGACGCGACTTGGGACTCATGCGACGCTAGAAGCTTTAACTCGAGAGTATAGCCATCCGTTTAGCTTAAAAGAAGCTTATGAGGTTTCAAACTTCACAGATAACCCAAGTCTTTTACCCGAGTGTGTTTTGCCTGTTCATAAAGCTTTGCCAAAATGGTTAAAGCTTATAGTTAGCAAAACAGACGAGGAAAAAATTAGACACGGGCATTCTATTTCTTACCAAGCTGTAGAGAAACAGATAGAAAATGCAACAAACGGCTTTGAACTTGTTGATTTCGCAGAAAAACCTTTTCAGGAAGGAATAAAAGCGTTGTTAATGAACGAAAACGAGCAAACACTTGCATTGGCTGTTTCAACAACAGAACACGGAAAAGAAGTTTTTAGCGTTTTAAGAGGGCTTTGTCCTAACTCTTAG
- a CDS encoding branched-chain amino acid aminotransferase yields MKFDYQLLEKSKQKEAIKTIKGVPFGSVRTNHMFLMDYAKGEWKNARIVPYGEINLPAGALCLHYGQAIFEGIKAFRQADGSIKLWRADKNAMRINHSATIMCMPHIPVELQLECIQRLIDVERDWCPNEPDAAMYIRPFMFATYDSLGVKVSCTYTYCIMLSPCGPYYSGGFDKAIRLVITDKFHRAVAGGTGTAKCVGNYGASLRPGEYAKSRGADQVLYLDASNTYLEEAGTMNHYNVLKDGTFIIPAFNDSILRSITSETILELAEMGTELSTGKLKARLEQIPLNDFINGLKSGEIIEAGGFGTAAVVSPVGSYLMDDDTVHTVADGKVGKYSRALYEYYTAMQNGTKESPKGWLLDVPKFDF; encoded by the coding sequence ATGAAATTTGACTACCAACTTTTAGAAAAGAGTAAACAAAAAGAGGCGATTAAAACAATTAAAGGTGTACCTTTTGGCTCTGTTAGAACTAATCATATGTTTTTAATGGATTATGCCAAAGGTGAATGGAAAAATGCTAGAATAGTGCCTTATGGCGAAATTAATTTACCTGCCGGGGCGTTATGTTTACATTATGGTCAGGCAATTTTTGAAGGTATTAAAGCGTTTCGTCAAGCTGACGGAAGTATCAAGCTTTGGCGTGCGGATAAAAACGCCATGCGTATTAACCATTCGGCAACAATTATGTGTATGCCCCATATTCCCGTTGAACTTCAGCTTGAATGTATTCAGCGTTTGATTGATGTTGAGCGTGATTGGTGTCCTAATGAGCCTGATGCCGCTATGTATATTCGTCCTTTTATGTTTGCAACCTATGATTCTTTGGGCGTAAAGGTTAGTTGTACTTATACTTATTGTATAATGTTGTCTCCTTGTGGGCCTTATTATTCCGGTGGTTTTGATAAGGCTATTCGTCTTGTCATTACTGATAAATTTCATCGTGCGGTTGCTGGCGGAACAGGAACAGCCAAATGTGTTGGTAACTATGGTGCTTCTTTAAGACCTGGGGAATATGCAAAGTCTCGTGGGGCTGATCAAGTTCTTTATCTTGATGCAAGCAATACTTATTTGGAAGAAGCCGGAACAATGAACCATTATAATGTATTAAAAGATGGAACTTTTATTATTCCTGCTTTTAATGATTCTATTTTGCGTTCGATTACCTCAGAAACTATTTTGGAACTGGCAGAAATGGGAACGGAACTTTCAACGGGAAAACTCAAGGCTCGCTTGGAACAAATTCCGCTTAATGACTTTATTAACGGATTAAAATCAGGTGAAATTATCGAAGCCGGCGGTTTTGGAACAGCGGCGGTTGTTTCGCCCGTAGGAAGTTATTTAATGGACGATGATACCGTTCACACAGTTGCAGACGGTAAAGTTGGTAAATATTCCCGTGCCTTATATGAATATTATACAGCCATGCAAAACGGAACAAAAGAATCGCCTAAGGGTTGGCTTTTAGATGTTCCTAAATTTGATTTTTAA
- a CDS encoding M48 family metallopeptidase — protein sequence MTEQNNFLAQQDFILRFSKKAKRAIIYVKAQNLIEIALPIYFKQKQYDTNQLAQNLLKKHQDWIIKKIKHLNKLNLENIPDFEKEKKSKLLPTEIILKATNEKIKVTYRQSNRVAAYCLFEVSENSEFSHELNINIKNIQNNNEAFCEPEQLSQEETQIALKQLQTWVKDYAERKLEIQTNTLAQIFNLKVAKVKTKLQKTRLGSCTSKGVINLNAALLFFPPELTKHLILHELAHLKEMNHSQAFWRFLYTMDQNCFENDKKLKKQLRLVPFWVFAKKQI from the coding sequence ATGACGGAACAAAACAATTTTTTAGCTCAACAAGACTTTATTTTAAGATTTAGCAAAAAGGCAAAACGGGCTATTATTTATGTAAAAGCCCAAAATCTAATTGAAATTGCCCTTCCTATTTACTTTAAACAAAAACAATATGATACAAATCAGTTAGCCCAAAATTTACTCAAAAAACATCAAGATTGGATTATAAAAAAAATAAAACATTTAAACAAGCTCAACCTTGAAAACATTCCTGATTTTGAAAAAGAAAAAAAATCAAAATTACTACCCACAGAAATTATTCTCAAAGCAACAAACGAAAAAATAAAAGTTACTTATCGCCAAAGCAATAGAGTGGCAGCTTATTGTTTATTTGAAGTTTCAGAAAATTCCGAATTTTCCCATGAGCTGAATATCAATATAAAAAACATACAAAATAATAACGAGGCGTTTTGCGAACCGGAACAACTTAGCCAAGAAGAAACTCAAATAGCCCTCAAACAATTGCAAACTTGGGTAAAAGATTATGCCGAACGCAAACTTGAAATACAAACCAACACTCTGGCACAAATATTTAACTTAAAAGTTGCTAAAGTCAAAACAAAACTGCAAAAAACCAGGTTGGGAAGTTGTACCTCGAAAGGTGTTATCAACTTGAATGCGGCATTATTATTTTTTCCACCGGAACTAACCAAACACCTAATCTTACACGAACTTGCCCACTTAAAAGAAATGAACCACAGCCAAGCTTTTTGGCGTTTTTTATATACTATGGATCAAAATTGTTTTGAAAATGACAAAAAATTAAAAAAACAATTACGCCTTGTTCCGTTTTGGGTATTTGCCAAAAAACAAATTTAA
- a CDS encoding FxsA family protein, which translates to MPFLILFIIYMYLEFTITRLVGIRLGFGNTMALMLVSAFLGVFLIKRQSTKALQEALNAQASGLATAMGSGFLRAFAYLVSGILFIIPGFFSDIIGFLLLMPFVQHLFADRFQNYRTKNPNGWSGSSFFYSSNKGWQSTSENFDSAYYNQNIGRSNEDPDVVDTTARENVKKTQDDNEIIIDCYVNEEKTKSANENNLVYMECELDDDQDKNKK; encoded by the coding sequence ATGCCTTTTTTGATTTTATTTATTATATATATGTATTTAGAATTTACAATTACTAGACTTGTGGGAATCAGGCTTGGGTTTGGAAACACCATGGCATTAATGTTAGTTTCGGCATTTTTAGGTGTGTTTTTAATTAAACGCCAAAGCACCAAGGCTTTACAAGAGGCGTTAAATGCACAAGCCAGCGGTTTGGCAACAGCTATGGGCAGTGGGTTTTTAAGAGCCTTTGCTTATTTGGTTTCGGGAATTTTATTTATTATCCCGGGATTTTTTTCTGATATTATAGGTTTTTTATTGCTGATGCCTTTTGTTCAGCACCTTTTTGCCGATAGATTCCAAAATTATAGGACTAAAAACCCTAATGGTTGGTCGGGTTCGTCATTTTTTTACAGCTCTAATAAAGGCTGGCAATCGACATCAGAAAACTTTGACTCGGCTTATTACAATCAAAATATAGGGCGAAGTAACGAAGACCCTGATGTTGTTGATACTACTGCCAGAGAAAATGTGAAAAAAACACAAGATGATAACGAAATTATTATTGACTGTTATGTGAATGAAGAAAAAACAAAAAGTGCTAATGAAAACAATCTTGTATATATGGAATGTGAGCTTGATGACGATCAAGACAAGAATAAAAAATAA
- a CDS encoding aminotransferase class IV, translating into MPTIAPILEQSDYLKLLLETPRPNEDKILAFYEHRLGAICKAPRLMLLPLDDHLAHRGDGIFETLVYRHGRIYELDAHLSRMQASATGIYLEPPCAWAKIRELIIEVAKASGTKDGLLRILMGRGAGGFGIDPFEPPISSLYIVAYHFSEHSEDWYNKGLSGFKTSIPAKQGYLAKIKNANYLPNVLMTREAKIKGYDIPFCYDETGYLAESAIANLCLVDKTGTLIIPKFSHALAGTTILKLLQLIEKDNNKIPHKFKQVSEAEVREAQELLVLGTGIGCASVTSYEGQQIADGKPGKTAAYLRKLLQADLKNGVLIK; encoded by the coding sequence ATGCCAACCATCGCCCCAATACTTGAACAAAGTGATTATCTAAAACTGTTGTTAGAAACACCACGCCCAAACGAAGATAAAATCCTCGCTTTTTATGAACACAGGCTTGGGGCAATTTGCAAAGCACCTCGTTTAATGCTCCTGCCTCTGGACGATCATTTAGCACATCGTGGTGATGGCATTTTTGAAACTCTTGTTTATCGTCATGGGCGTATTTATGAACTTGATGCCCACTTATCTCGCATGCAGGCTTCCGCAACCGGTATCTATCTTGAACCGCCTTGTGCATGGGCGAAGATTAGAGAGCTTATTATAGAAGTCGCCAAAGCGAGCGGAACAAAAGACGGCCTGTTACGCATTTTAATGGGGCGTGGAGCCGGTGGCTTCGGAATTGACCCCTTTGAACCACCAATTTCAAGTCTGTATATCGTAGCCTATCATTTTTCCGAACATTCAGAAGACTGGTATAACAAAGGTTTAAGCGGATTTAAAACGTCTATTCCCGCCAAACAAGGTTATTTGGCTAAAATAAAAAATGCCAACTACCTGCCGAATGTATTAATGACAAGAGAAGCAAAAATAAAAGGTTATGATATTCCATTTTGTTATGATGAAACAGGCTACCTCGCCGAAAGTGCTATCGCAAACTTATGTTTAGTGGATAAAACAGGCACGTTAATTATTCCAAAATTTTCCCATGCTCTCGCCGGAACAACAATACTAAAATTATTGCAACTCATCGAAAAAGATAACAATAAAATACCACATAAGTTTAAACAAGTTAGCGAAGCCGAAGTAAGAGAAGCTCAAGAACTTTTGGTTTTAGGAACAGGTATAGGTTGTGCTTCGGTTACCAGTTATGAAGGGCAACAAATAGCCGACGGAAAACCGGGAAAAACCGCGGCATATTTACGCAAGCTTTTACAAGCAGATTTAAAAAATGGTGTTTTGATTAAATAA